One stretch of Marinobacterium iners DNA includes these proteins:
- a CDS encoding RrF2 family transcriptional regulator: MQLSRFSDYTLRVLFYVATHTDRLSTLSEIATFYDISIEHLRKVVHALGKRGYLSTFRGKKGGICLARPPEQINIGEVVAHSEGTSPLVDCNSQPCRLAGQCTLQGALARAQQAFFDTLKEYTLADLLRSDSMQANLITHTNS, from the coding sequence AGCCGTTTCAGCGATTATACGCTCCGAGTCCTGTTCTATGTCGCAACCCATACCGATCGTCTCTCGACCCTGAGTGAAATCGCGACATTCTATGACATCTCGATCGAGCACCTGCGCAAGGTTGTTCACGCTCTTGGCAAACGGGGCTATTTGAGTACCTTCCGCGGCAAGAAAGGGGGCATTTGCCTTGCCCGCCCCCCCGAGCAGATTAACATCGGTGAAGTGGTAGCCCATTCCGAAGGTACATCCCCGCTGGTGGACTGCAACAGCCAGCCCTGCCGTCTTGCCGGTCAATGCACTCTCCAAGGTGCCCTTGCCCGTGCTCAGCAGGCTTTTTTCGATACCCTCAAGGAGTACACGCTTGCTGACCTGCTGCGCAGTGACTCGATGCAGGCCAACCTGATTACCCACACCAACAGCTAG